Proteins encoded by one window of Acidobacteriota bacterium:
- a CDS encoding zinc-binding dehydrogenase has product MQGIAAVSLGPRKEMVFREFPLPDVGPDDILVRVRRSNICGSDLHIWHGHGPEFTQGEGFVPGHEMVGDVFRLGRRVKTDVLGQRLQEGDRIAYTYFLPCGNCAACMDGSPACPNRSDHWFQDAAEAPHFRGAYGEYYYLRRGQTVCKVPPGLSNSEVSPVNCALCQVLYGLEQIGVRLGDTIVVQGAGGLGLYACSLAKEMGAGQVVVFDRLESRLELARSFGADLTVNIESVNRKNRREMIMDLTRGQGADVVAEFAGSPLPVEEGVHLLRQFGRYLWVGNVAPGRTAALDPAISVRSGHTIRGVIAYAPWVLPRALDFLARRGHAYPFEKIISHTFPLTEINEAFALADEGKAIRVSLTS; this is encoded by the coding sequence ATGCAAGGAATCGCCGCCGTTTCGCTGGGCCCCCGAAAGGAGATGGTTTTCCGGGAATTCCCTCTTCCCGACGTGGGTCCCGACGACATTCTGGTCCGAGTGCGCCGCTCCAACATCTGCGGGTCGGACCTGCACATCTGGCACGGGCATGGTCCCGAGTTCACCCAGGGGGAGGGCTTCGTCCCGGGACATGAAATGGTGGGAGATGTCTTTCGCCTCGGGCGCCGGGTGAAAACCGACGTGTTGGGGCAACGGCTCCAGGAGGGCGACAGGATCGCCTACACCTACTTCCTTCCCTGCGGAAACTGCGCGGCATGCATGGACGGATCGCCCGCCTGCCCCAACCGGTCCGACCATTGGTTCCAGGATGCCGCCGAGGCCCCTCACTTCAGGGGAGCCTACGGCGAGTATTACTACCTGCGCCGGGGACAAACGGTCTGCAAGGTCCCTCCCGGATTGAGCAACTCCGAGGTCTCTCCGGTCAATTGCGCCCTCTGCCAGGTGCTCTACGGACTGGAACAGATCGGGGTCCGCCTGGGCGACACCATCGTCGTCCAGGGCGCGGGCGGACTGGGACTGTACGCCTGCTCCCTGGCCAAGGAGATGGGGGCCGGCCAGGTCGTCGTCTTCGACCGGCTGGAGAGCCGGCTGGAGCTGGCCCGCTCCTTCGGCGCCGACCTTACGGTCAACATCGAATCCGTGAACCGGAAGAACCGTCGAGAGATGATCATGGACCTGACTCGGGGCCAGGGCGCCGACGTGGTGGCCGAGTTCGCCGGATCCCCCCTGCCGGTGGAGGAAGGCGTGCACCTGCTCCGCCAGTTCGGCCGCTATCTCTGGGTGGGAAACGTCGCGCCGGGAAGGACCGCCGCCCTGGACCCGGCCATCAGTGTCCGGTCCGGGCACACCATCCGCGGAGTCATTGCCTATGCTCCGTGGGTGCTCCCCCGGGCCCTGGATTTTCTGGCCCGCCGGGGACATGCCTATCCGTTCGAGAAGATCATCTCTCATACATTCCCCCTGACGGAGATCAACGAGGCCTTCGCCCTGGCCGACGAAGGCAAGGCCATCCGCGTCTCGCTGACCTCCTGA